The following are from one region of the Salvia hispanica cultivar TCC Black 2014 chromosome 1, UniMelb_Shisp_WGS_1.0, whole genome shotgun sequence genome:
- the LOC125204406 gene encoding root phototropism protein 2-like: MANRFSLAMERTGQWVFSQEISTDIIVEVGEANFSLHKFMLVAKSNHIRKLILESKETDLTRINLSDIPGGPEIFEKAAKFCYGVNFEITVDNVAALRCAAEYLQMTDKYCDGNLAGRTDDFLSQVALTTLSGALVVLKSCEDLLPIAADLGIVQRCVEITAAKACVEANFPSRSPPNWWTEELTILDIAFFERIIASMKGRGAKGLTLASAIITYTERTLRDHSGKGTRSLDSSDPDVRLQQRDILESIVALLPPEKSAFPIHFLCCLLRTAIFLRADSRCKSELEKRISMILEHVTLDDLLVLSFTVDGARLFDLESVRKVISGFVEREKNVAIFNAGEVCSTAMYRVGKTIDAYLGEIATYADLTISKFNGIANLVPKAARKVDDDLYRAIDIYLKAHPNLDEIEREKVCSVMDPLKLSYDARVHASQNKRLPVQIVLHALYYDQLKLRSGGDDHQDADAVTMRKQVQADTSLVKENEELRTELLKMKMYIQDIKKGQGTSSKSSGKKPTFFSSMSKTLGKLNPFKNGSKDTLNIDDGMPDLTKPRRRRFSIS; encoded by the exons ATGGCCAACAGATTCTCTCTTGCAATGGAAAGAACTGGCCAATg gGTTTTCTCTCAAGAAATCTCAACTGATATAATCGTGGAAGTTGGAGAAGCCAATTTCTCCCTTCACAAG TTCATGCTGGTGGCGAAGAGCAATCATATAAGGAAGCTGATTTTGGAATCGAAGGAGACGGATTTGACGAGGATTAATCTGTCTGACATTCCCGGAGGGCCGGAGATCTTTGAGAAGGCGGCCAAGTTCTGCTACGGCGTCAACTTCGAGATCACGGTGGACAACGTCGCCGCCCTTCGTTGCGCCGCCGAGTATCTCCAGATGACCGACAAATACTGCGACGGCAATCTCGCCGGAAGAACCGATGATTTCTTGTCTCAGGTGGCGCTCACCACCCTCTCCGGCGCCCTCGTCGTACTCAAGTCGTGCGAGGATCTCCTCCCCATCGCTGCTGATCTCGGGATCGTGCAACGCTGCGTCGAGATCACCGCCGCAAAG GCTTGCGTGGAGGCGAATTTCCCGAGCCGTTCGCCGCCAAattggtggacggaggagCTGACGATCTTGGACATAGCCTTCTTCGAGAGGATCATTGCATCAATGAAAGGAAGAGGCGCAAAGGGACTAACTCTAGCCAGCGCGATCATAACCTACACAGAGCGAACGCTGCGCGATCACTCTGGCAAGGGCACCCGGTCGCTGGACTCCAGCGACCCAGACGTCCGCCTCCAGCAGCGCGACATCCTCGAGTCCATCGTGGCCCTCCTCCCACCAGAGAAATCGGCCTTTCCAATACACTTCTTGTGCTGTCTGCTTCGGACAGCCATTTTCCTGAGAGCCGACAGCCGGTGCAAGAGTGAGCTGGAGAAGAGGATTTCTATGATTCTTGAGCACGTGACCCTTGATGATTTGCTGGTTTTGTCGTTCACCGTTGATGGCGCGAGGCTGTTTGATCTTGAGAGTGTGAGGAAGGTCATATCTGGATTTGTGGAGAGGGAGAAGAATGTGGCGATTTTCAATGCAGGGGAGGTTTGCTCCACAGCTATGTATAGAGTTGGGAAGACTATTGATGCTTATCTTGGGGAGATAGCCACCTATGCTGATTTAACCATTTCCAAGTTCAATGGGATTGCCAATTTGGTGCCTAAGGCCGCTAGGAAGGTCGATGACGATCTTTATCGCGCTATTGATATCTATCTCAAG GCGCACCCGAATCTAGATGAGATCGAGCGGGAAAAGGTGTGCAGTGTGATGGACCCGCTAAAGCTATCGTATGATGCTAGGGTTCACGCTTCCCAAAATAAGCGGCTCCCGGTGCAAATAGTCCTCCACGCGCTATACTACGACCAGCTCAAGTTGAGAAGTGGAGGGGATGATCACCAGGATGCAGATGCAGTCACGATGAGGAAGCAAGTGCAAGCCGACACGTCCCTCGTGAAGGAGAACGAGGAGCTGAGGACGGAGTTGTTGAAGATGAAAATGTACATTCAAGACATCAAAAAAGGGCAGGGCACATCGTCGAAATCGAGCGGGAAAAAGCCTACATTCTTCTCATCCATGTCCAAGACTTTGGGGAAATTGAATCCGTTCAAGAATGGATCCAAAGACACGTTGAATATTGATGATGGAATGCCGGATTTGACAAAACCTAGAAGGAGACGATTCTCCATTTCCTAA